The Nitriliruptor alkaliphilus DSM 45188 genome includes a region encoding these proteins:
- a CDS encoding ArsA family ATPase, with the protein MSDGLRDAIEDAHVLVTTGAGGVGKTTTAAAIGLAAARAGRRTLVLTIDPARRLAQAMGLDRLDDTPARVHLDGVTTDGGELWAMMLDMQTTFDRLVDTHATTPANARAVKQNRIYRTLSSTLSGTQEYMAMERLHELHDTGEWDLLVVDTPPTRSALDFLDAPKRMTSFLDGRLLTLLLKPSVAAGKGVGRVVGFGATAFMRVAGRVTGMDLLEDLGDFFRNFEGMYDGFKQRAAEVLELLQDPSSRFVVITSPEPPPLREARFFLERLEQEGLHAAGLVVNRIRPEVPRDPSDAALARAIADQPDDTTGRAIAGALSLLGDVRGLATRQRHDVEAARYGLSVDPVVHVPLLAEDVHDLDGLSAIAHTLTTGSPR; encoded by the coding sequence GTGAGCGATGGCCTCCGCGACGCGATCGAGGACGCGCACGTCCTGGTGACCACCGGCGCCGGCGGCGTCGGCAAGACCACCACCGCCGCCGCCATCGGCCTGGCCGCCGCCCGCGCCGGCCGACGGACCCTCGTGCTGACCATCGACCCGGCACGGCGGCTCGCACAGGCGATGGGCCTCGACCGCCTCGACGACACCCCTGCCCGGGTCCACCTCGACGGCGTCACGACCGACGGCGGCGAGCTGTGGGCCATGATGCTCGACATGCAGACCACCTTCGACCGACTCGTCGACACCCATGCCACGACGCCGGCCAACGCCCGGGCGGTCAAGCAGAACCGCATCTACCGGACCCTGTCCTCCACCCTCTCGGGGACCCAGGAGTACATGGCCATGGAGCGGCTGCACGAGCTGCACGACACCGGCGAGTGGGACCTGCTCGTGGTCGACACCCCACCGACGCGCAGCGCCCTCGACTTCCTCGACGCCCCGAAACGCATGACCTCGTTCCTCGACGGCCGGCTCCTGACCCTGCTGCTCAAGCCCTCGGTCGCGGCCGGCAAGGGCGTCGGCCGGGTCGTCGGGTTCGGCGCCACCGCCTTCATGCGCGTCGCCGGACGCGTCACGGGCATGGACCTGCTCGAGGACCTCGGTGACTTCTTCCGCAACTTCGAGGGCATGTACGACGGCTTCAAGCAGCGCGCCGCCGAGGTGCTCGAGCTGCTCCAGGACCCGAGCTCACGGTTCGTGGTGATCACCTCCCCCGAACCACCCCCCCTCCGCGAGGCCCGCTTCTTCCTCGAACGGCTCGAACAGGAGGGGCTGCACGCCGCCGGGCTGGTGGTCAACCGCATCCGCCCCGAGGTGCCACGCGACCCGTCCGACGCCGCCCTGGCACGAGCGATCGCCGACCAGCCCGACGACACCACCGGCCGCGCGATCGCCGGCGCGTTGTCCCTGCTCGGCGACGTGCGTGGCCTCGCCACCCGCCAACGCCACGACGTCGAGGCCGCCCGCTACGGGCTGAGCGTCGATCCGGTGGTCCACGTCCCCCTGCTCGCCGAGGACGTGCACGACCTCGACGGTCTCAGCGCCATCGCCCACACCCTGACGACCGGGAGCCCCAGGTGA
- a CDS encoding BCCT family transporter: protein MSNRMQAVRDSVHPVVFPVSAAVIVAIVVFAGVATELAGEVFADTQAFVQDTFGWFLIGIVAVLLGIAVYLAISPFGRIKLGPDDSTPDYSTGAWFAMLFSAGMGIGLVFWGVAEPIYMSEAPPRAEAGTPEAAQEAMNFAFHHWGFSPWAVYAIIGLGLAYFGFRRDLPMTIRSLFHPLLGDRINGPIGHAIDVLAVVATMFGIATSLGLGATQVAAGLTRVFGWENAAGNGGLLLIIGVITALATASVVSGLDKGIKRLSQVNIVAASLLAIVVLLVGPTLYLLFAVVENTGSYLQGMFDTLAFTGTYAGEQADDFLGSWTIFYWAWWISWSPFVGMFIARVSRGRTIREFVTGVLLAPTLASFAWFTIFGNTALGLQPVIDEVNEAGESVAMFALIENLGLPAGLVTGMSLLVIFVVVVFFITSSDSGSFVVDMLTSGGDLDPAVETRVFWAVSEGAVAAALLLLGGTAGLQGLQAGAVSAGFPFAIVLMFAAWSLLKGLREETAGPKRPRAGAPPLTVHDATRRERERRQIELRERELAQRERELDLRERELELAEDPPGGAGPRDGR from the coding sequence GTGTCCAACCGCATGCAAGCCGTCCGCGACAGCGTGCACCCGGTGGTCTTCCCGGTCTCGGCGGCGGTGATCGTCGCCATCGTCGTCTTCGCCGGCGTGGCGACCGAGCTGGCCGGCGAGGTCTTCGCGGACACGCAGGCGTTCGTGCAGGACACCTTCGGCTGGTTCCTGATCGGCATCGTGGCGGTGCTGCTCGGCATCGCGGTCTACCTCGCCATCAGCCCCTTCGGCCGCATCAAGCTCGGGCCGGACGACAGCACGCCGGACTACAGCACGGGCGCCTGGTTCGCCATGCTGTTCAGCGCCGGCATGGGCATCGGTCTGGTGTTCTGGGGGGTCGCCGAGCCGATCTACATGTCCGAGGCGCCGCCACGCGCCGAGGCGGGCACCCCGGAGGCGGCGCAGGAGGCGATGAACTTCGCCTTCCACCACTGGGGGTTCAGCCCCTGGGCCGTGTACGCCATCATCGGCCTCGGACTGGCCTACTTCGGCTTCCGGCGCGACCTGCCCATGACGATCCGCTCGCTGTTCCACCCGCTGCTCGGGGACCGGATCAACGGCCCGATCGGGCACGCCATCGACGTCCTCGCGGTCGTGGCCACCATGTTCGGCATCGCGACCTCCCTCGGTCTCGGCGCCACCCAGGTCGCCGCGGGTCTCACCCGCGTCTTCGGGTGGGAGAACGCGGCTGGCAACGGCGGGCTGCTGCTGATCATCGGCGTCATCACCGCCCTCGCGACGGCGTCGGTGGTGTCCGGCCTGGACAAGGGCATCAAACGGCTGTCGCAGGTCAACATCGTCGCGGCCAGCCTCCTCGCCATCGTGGTGCTGCTCGTCGGGCCGACGCTCTACCTGTTGTTCGCGGTCGTGGAGAACACCGGCAGCTACCTGCAAGGCATGTTCGACACGCTCGCGTTCACCGGGACCTACGCCGGCGAGCAGGCCGACGACTTCCTCGGCAGCTGGACGATCTTCTACTGGGCGTGGTGGATCTCGTGGTCGCCGTTCGTCGGGATGTTCATCGCCCGTGTCTCGCGTGGGCGCACCATCCGTGAGTTCGTCACCGGTGTCCTGCTCGCCCCGACGCTGGCCTCGTTCGCGTGGTTCACGATCTTCGGCAACACCGCACTCGGCCTGCAGCCGGTGATCGACGAGGTCAACGAAGCCGGCGAGTCCGTCGCGATGTTCGCGCTGATCGAGAACCTCGGGCTGCCGGCCGGCCTCGTGACCGGGATGTCCCTGCTGGTGATCTTCGTGGTCGTGGTGTTCTTCATCACCAGCTCGGACTCGGGGTCCTTCGTGGTCGACATGCTGACCTCCGGCGGCGACCTCGACCCCGCGGTCGAGACCCGCGTCTTCTGGGCGGTCAGCGAGGGTGCGGTCGCGGCTGCGCTCCTCCTGCTGGGAGGGACCGCGGGGCTCCAGGGGCTGCAGGCCGGAGCGGTGTCCGCGGGCTTCCCGTTCGCGATCGTGCTCATGTTCGCCGCGTGGTCGCTGCTCAAGGGCCTGCGCGAGGAAACGGCGGGGCCGAAGCGTCCACGGGCCGGTGCGCCGCCGCTGACCGTCCACGACGCGACCCGCCGTGAACGAGAGCGGCGACAGATCGAGCTGCGTGAGCGTGAGCTGGCGCAACGTGAGCGTGAGCTGGACCTGCGTGAACGTGAGCTCGAACTGGCCGAGGATCCTCCCGGTGGCGCCGGACCCCGCGACGGCCGCTGA
- a CDS encoding transglycosylase domain-containing protein, protein MNASAPTGRLGPLTARLTLLVAVATGIGLMLGVLVLPAALAASEVLASVERDVLDVPPLGDADVPPQNSYVYAADGSELAELNFEENRVPVTLDQVPPDAINAVLATEDADFYNHRGVNHLAIVRAALTNVQSGGIESGASTITQQYVKLAFLSPEQTVARKIQEAIYAIEIEDRFTKDEILERYLNRSYFGSGVYGIGTAADRYFSKPVEELTLGEAATLAGMLRSPERNNPIANPQNAVDRRDIVLRQMAVHGFITRAQADAAIAQELEPNISEAPAPENPYWVEWVSRLLTNDDVARALGSQTSALDAMGTSFEERRRTVFQSGLRIHTTLDPELQAAAEESLRKHLTYEGETPEEIALEPSGAIVSIDPETGAILTMALGPRDYGTCGEDDSWVGTGPRGELLCDRTKVNFAVPTNPRPTTTNPEGRQPGSSAKPLLIAAALEDGVSPALTVDATGPQDIPGCSNPGGTPYTVRNSGGNGVLDMYEAVKQSSNVYHALLIADIGPEKMLDVAARVGVDTSDHVPGCSLALGTGPTTPLEMASAYATFANRGVHCAPFPITHIEDAHGRVIWEHQPDCNRVLDTQVADRVVDIMAGSVQSGGTAPVANLGRWPTRGKTGTTNNYVDAWFVGYVKQLSTAAWIGYDNGTLAFATEEAAREVCGSGENDTFRSGEVWVCPEPRAKTLENVTIAGQHRARVFGGTIPAPMWADYMRQAVQRFEPAGFPDPGPLPTGSVPDILRADSIAEAERIALAAGFRLRVSEVDDFRPEGTFLRQDPTPSSRAPLGSQITLEISNGEGEIPTVPKVVGLTLEEATEVLTAAGYGVNRVDVEVDDEDQVDRVLAQSPGAGKTLEPFDEDVSIVVLEVGVLREEDPDDDDPPPGDDGDDDRGPPGRGGGGPPGQDQ, encoded by the coding sequence GTGAACGCCTCGGCACCGACCGGACGTCTCGGCCCCCTCACCGCCCGGCTGACCCTGCTCGTGGCCGTCGCGACGGGCATCGGGTTGATGCTCGGCGTGCTCGTACTGCCCGCCGCCCTCGCCGCCTCCGAGGTGCTCGCCTCGGTCGAACGCGACGTGCTCGACGTCCCACCGCTCGGGGACGCCGACGTCCCACCGCAGAACTCCTACGTCTACGCGGCTGACGGCAGCGAACTCGCCGAGCTCAACTTCGAGGAGAACCGGGTCCCGGTGACCCTCGACCAGGTGCCCCCCGACGCGATCAACGCGGTCCTGGCCACCGAGGACGCCGACTTCTACAACCACCGCGGGGTCAACCACCTCGCGATCGTCCGTGCCGCGCTGACCAACGTGCAGTCCGGCGGCATCGAGTCCGGCGCATCGACCATCACCCAGCAGTACGTCAAACTCGCCTTCCTGTCGCCCGAGCAGACGGTCGCCCGCAAGATCCAGGAAGCCATCTACGCCATCGAGATCGAGGACCGGTTCACCAAGGACGAGATCCTCGAGCGCTACCTCAACCGCTCGTACTTCGGTTCGGGGGTCTACGGCATCGGGACGGCCGCCGACCGCTACTTCTCCAAGCCCGTCGAGGAGCTCACGCTCGGCGAAGCCGCCACCCTGGCCGGCATGCTGCGCAGCCCCGAGCGCAACAACCCGATCGCCAACCCGCAGAACGCCGTCGATCGCCGCGACATCGTGCTGCGTCAGATGGCCGTCCACGGGTTCATCACCCGGGCGCAGGCCGATGCCGCCATCGCCCAGGAACTCGAGCCGAACATCTCCGAGGCCCCGGCTCCCGAGAACCCCTACTGGGTCGAGTGGGTGTCGCGGCTGCTGACCAACGACGACGTGGCCCGGGCGCTCGGCTCCCAGACCAGCGCCCTCGACGCCATGGGGACCTCGTTCGAGGAGCGCCGCCGCACCGTCTTCCAGTCCGGCCTGCGCATCCACACCACCCTCGACCCCGAGCTGCAGGCCGCCGCCGAGGAGTCGCTGCGCAAGCACCTGACCTACGAGGGCGAGACGCCGGAGGAGATCGCCCTCGAGCCGTCCGGTGCGATCGTCTCGATCGATCCCGAGACCGGCGCCATCCTCACGATGGCCCTCGGTCCCCGCGACTACGGCACGTGCGGCGAGGATGACAGCTGGGTCGGCACCGGGCCGCGCGGCGAGCTGCTGTGCGACCGGACCAAGGTCAACTTCGCCGTGCCGACCAACCCGCGTCCCACCACCACCAACCCGGAGGGTCGCCAGCCCGGCTCCTCCGCCAAGCCCCTGCTGATCGCCGCCGCGCTCGAGGACGGCGTCTCGCCCGCGCTGACGGTCGATGCGACGGGCCCGCAGGACATCCCCGGGTGCTCCAACCCCGGCGGCACTCCCTACACCGTGAGGAACTCGGGCGGCAACGGCGTGCTGGACATGTACGAGGCGGTCAAGCAGTCGTCGAACGTCTACCACGCGCTGCTGATCGCCGACATCGGCCCCGAGAAGATGCTCGACGTCGCGGCCCGGGTCGGGGTGGACACCAGCGACCACGTCCCCGGGTGCTCGCTGGCGCTCGGGACCGGACCGACCACCCCGCTGGAGATGGCCTCCGCGTACGCGACCTTCGCCAACCGCGGTGTGCACTGCGCCCCGTTCCCGATCACCCACATCGAGGACGCCCACGGTCGGGTCATCTGGGAGCACCAGCCCGACTGCAACCGTGTGCTCGACACCCAGGTCGCCGACCGTGTGGTCGACATCATGGCCGGGTCGGTCCAGTCGGGCGGCACCGCGCCGGTGGCCAACCTCGGACGCTGGCCGACCCGCGGCAAGACCGGGACGACCAACAACTACGTGGACGCCTGGTTCGTCGGGTACGTCAAGCAGCTCTCGACCGCGGCGTGGATCGGGTACGACAACGGCACCCTGGCCTTCGCCACCGAGGAGGCCGCCCGCGAGGTGTGCGGGTCCGGGGAGAACGACACCTTCCGGAGCGGCGAGGTCTGGGTCTGCCCCGAACCCCGGGCCAAGACCCTCGAGAACGTGACGATCGCCGGGCAGCACCGCGCCCGGGTCTTCGGCGGGACCATCCCCGCACCGATGTGGGCCGACTACATGCGTCAGGCCGTGCAGCGGTTCGAGCCCGCCGGCTTCCCCGACCCCGGCCCGCTGCCGACCGGATCGGTCCCCGACATCCTCCGTGCCGACTCGATCGCCGAAGCCGAACGCATCGCGCTGGCGGCCGGGTTCCGCCTCCGGGTCAGCGAGGTCGACGACTTCCGCCCGGAGGGCACCTTCCTGCGGCAGGACCCGACGCCGAGCTCGCGCGCACCGCTCGGGTCGCAGATCACCCTCGAGATCTCCAACGGCGAGGGTGAGATCCCGACCGTGCCCAAGGTGGTCGGTCTCACCCTCGAGGAAGCCACTGAGGTCCTGACAGCGGCGGGCTACGGGGTGAACCGGGTCGACGTCGAGGTCGACGACGAGGACCAGGTCGACCGGGTCCTCGCTCAGTCCCCCGGCGCGGGCAAGACGCTCGAACCCTTCGACGAGGACGTCTCGATCGTGGTCCTCGAGGTCGGCGTCCTCCGGGAGGAGGACCCCGACGACGACGATCCGCCGCCCGGTGACGACGGCGACGACGATCGCGGACCGCCCGGTCGCGGGGGCGGCGGCCCACCCGGTCAGGACCAGTGA
- a CDS encoding ArsA family ATPase — protein sequence MSSSLPHGLDGLLPANVVIVTGKGGVGKTTVAASLALAGASSGRRTLLVEVEGRQGLHRTFGTHPWDYTEREFRAGLWGAALDPADAVYEYLEMFYGLKRVQWFMERSNALDFVTTAAPGLRDLLLIGKIYEIEARRRDDGRRQYDLIVVDAPPTGRIVPFLEAPEGVTEIVRVGPIKRQAGLIREMLQDPARVQAIVVTLLEEMPVQETIEGVAALTRAGIAVGPVVANQVERPRLDDAGTAALASLGADGLRERAEAAGAPMSGRTAELTLQLAAEHQARIGQQATLRADLETRTRSGVLSLPQLTGATFDVRDLEVLADALALQVGEPGPRAVDLLDGIVPTLDAGGHA from the coding sequence ATGTCCTCGTCACTCCCACACGGTCTCGACGGCCTGCTGCCGGCCAACGTCGTCATCGTCACCGGCAAGGGCGGCGTCGGGAAGACCACCGTCGCCGCCTCCCTCGCGCTCGCCGGCGCGTCCTCGGGCCGCCGCACCCTCCTCGTCGAGGTCGAGGGACGCCAGGGGCTGCACCGCACGTTCGGGACCCACCCGTGGGACTACACCGAGCGGGAGTTCCGCGCCGGGCTGTGGGGTGCGGCCCTCGACCCCGCCGATGCCGTCTACGAGTACCTCGAGATGTTCTACGGCCTCAAACGGGTCCAGTGGTTCATGGAGCGCTCGAACGCGCTCGACTTCGTGACGACCGCCGCCCCCGGCCTCCGGGACCTGCTGCTGATCGGCAAGATCTACGAGATCGAAGCGCGGCGGCGCGACGACGGGCGTCGCCAGTACGACCTGATCGTGGTCGACGCGCCCCCGACCGGACGCATCGTGCCCTTCCTCGAGGCACCCGAGGGCGTCACCGAGATCGTCCGCGTCGGACCGATCAAACGCCAGGCGGGCCTCATCCGCGAGATGCTCCAGGACCCCGCCCGCGTCCAGGCCATCGTGGTCACCCTCCTCGAGGAGATGCCGGTCCAGGAGACCATCGAGGGGGTCGCGGCCCTCACCCGCGCAGGGATCGCCGTCGGTCCGGTCGTCGCCAACCAGGTGGAACGGCCCCGGCTCGACGACGCCGGCACCGCGGCGCTCGCCTCCCTCGGCGCCGACGGGCTGCGGGAACGGGCCGAAGCCGCCGGCGCACCCATGTCCGGCCGCACCGCCGAGCTCACCCTCCAGCTCGCCGCCGAGCACCAGGCCCGCATCGGGCAGCAGGCCACCTTGCGGGCCGACCTCGAGACCCGCACCCGCAGCGGCGTGCTGAGCCTGCCCCAGCTGACCGGTGCGACCTTCGACGTCCGCGACCTCGAGGTGCTCGCCGACGCCCTCGCCCTCCAGGTCGGCGAACCCGGCCCGCGCGCCGTCGACCTGCTCGACGGGATCGTGCCCACCCTCGACGCCGGAGGGCACGCGTGA
- a CDS encoding WhiB family transcriptional regulator — MEDQEWADRARCRGVDPELFFARALHEAKPALKVCGRCPVKEQCLEYALSHDVDYGVWGGLTERQRRAVGRRVQLARVS; from the coding sequence GTGGAGGACCAGGAGTGGGCCGACCGGGCCCGGTGTCGCGGGGTGGATCCGGAGCTGTTCTTCGCGCGAGCCCTGCACGAGGCCAAGCCGGCCCTGAAGGTGTGTGGCCGCTGTCCGGTCAAGGAGCAGTGCCTCGAGTACGCCCTGAGCCACGACGTGGACTACGGGGTGTGGGGCGGCCTGACCGAGCGTCAGCGCCGTGCCGTCGGCCGTCGCGTCCAGCTGGCGCGCGTCAGCTGA
- a CDS encoding T3SS (YopN, CesT) and YbjN peptide-binding chaperone 1: protein MSDQDPTAAREDDEQQPAPDEPDDTATPGGDEASASDTGHDPSSALAAVARSATPPRPPRRTGVFIDPDDLRTHVGGLLRAILGGYEVDAFGNYTFTHEGARIFVTVSGSPIGPQVGVFSVTNVDVELTPDLAAFLLTTNHTLGFGAFSYDVGNRAVWLRHTLLGTTLDGPELQSAVAAVATTAARLDHPIRDRFGGGTFADAPDDVQRGVEPPRVDPEPPAPNASGYL, encoded by the coding sequence GTGAGTGACCAGGACCCGACCGCCGCCCGCGAGGACGACGAGCAGCAGCCCGCGCCGGACGAGCCCGACGACACGGCGACCCCGGGAGGCGACGAAGCGAGTGCCAGCGACACCGGCCACGACCCGTCGTCGGCGCTCGCCGCGGTCGCCCGGTCCGCGACGCCACCGCGCCCACCCCGCCGTACCGGCGTCTTCATCGACCCCGACGACCTGCGCACCCACGTCGGGGGACTGCTGCGCGCCATCCTCGGCGGCTACGAGGTCGACGCCTTCGGCAACTACACCTTCACCCACGAGGGCGCGCGCATCTTCGTCACCGTCAGCGGGTCACCGATCGGCCCGCAGGTCGGCGTCTTCTCGGTCACCAACGTCGACGTCGAGCTGACCCCCGACCTCGCCGCCTTCCTGCTGACCACCAACCACACGCTCGGCTTCGGGGCGTTCAGCTACGACGTCGGCAACCGGGCCGTGTGGCTGCGGCACACCCTCCTCGGCACCACGCTCGACGGCCCCGAGCTGCAGAGCGCCGTCGCCGCGGTCGCCACCACCGCCGCCCGGCTCGACCACCCCATCCGGGACCGCTTCGGCGGCGGCACCTTCGCCGACGCCCCCGACGACGTCCAGCGCGGGGTCGAACCACCGCGGGTCGACCCCGAGCCGCCGGCCCCCAACGCCTCCGGCTACCTGTAG
- a CDS encoding metallophosphoesterase, with the protein MVAGAAATAYATMVEPRWYRIDHHVLPGALRRPGRLRILHVADTHLAPWQDHRVRFLASLADLDHDLVVATGDLLGWVDHEEATARALAPLTSGGRPGLLVLGSNDRYGPVPKSPLAYFTAPGRRIHGQPLDTQRFVGAMERHGYRTLVDTTTEIPTTVGTVAVGGIDDPHLAFGQGRAPDEVLPPADQVAPTDPDAALRLGLVHAPYRAALDRLVQAGHDVLLAGHTHGGQVRVPGVGALTANCDVPLRQARGVSRWDRRWLHVSPGLGHSAYAPLRFACRPEATLLDLTG; encoded by the coding sequence GTGGTGGCAGGGGCAGCGGCCACCGCGTACGCCACGATGGTCGAGCCGCGCTGGTACCGCATCGACCACCACGTCCTGCCCGGTGCGCTCCGTCGTCCCGGCCGGCTGCGCATCCTGCACGTCGCGGACACCCACCTCGCGCCCTGGCAGGACCACCGCGTCCGTTTCCTGGCGTCGCTGGCCGACCTCGACCACGACCTCGTGGTCGCCACAGGCGACCTGCTCGGCTGGGTCGACCACGAGGAGGCCACCGCCCGCGCGCTGGCCCCGCTGACCTCCGGAGGCCGCCCCGGTCTGCTGGTCCTCGGATCGAACGACCGCTACGGCCCGGTGCCGAAGTCCCCCCTCGCCTACTTCACCGCGCCGGGACGGCGGATCCACGGCCAACCGCTCGACACCCAGCGGTTCGTCGGCGCCATGGAGCGCCACGGGTACCGGACCCTGGTGGACACCACCACCGAGATCCCGACGACGGTCGGGACCGTGGCGGTCGGTGGCATCGACGACCCCCACCTCGCGTTCGGGCAGGGCCGGGCACCCGACGAGGTCCTGCCGCCTGCCGACCAGGTCGCCCCGACCGATCCGGATGCGGCGCTCCGCCTCGGGCTCGTCCACGCGCCGTACCGCGCCGCGCTCGACCGGCTCGTCCAGGCTGGCCACGACGTGCTGCTCGCGGGGCACACCCACGGCGGCCAGGTGCGCGTCCCCGGTGTGGGGGCGTTGACGGCCAACTGCGACGTGCCCCTGCGTCAGGCCCGTGGTGTCTCCCGGTGGGACCGCCGCTGGCTGCACGTCTCCCCCGGGCTCGGCCACTCTGCCTACGCCCCCCTGCGGTTCGCGTGCCGCCCGGAGGCCACGCTCCTCGACCTCACCGGGTAG
- a CDS encoding MazG nucleotide pyrophosphohydrolase domain-containing protein, translating into MDLAALQATIRATYGDADRGRGVDATFGWFIEEVGELSRAIRRQGHDQRVEEFSDVLAWLVTLADLTGVDMAEAARRYEHGCPKCDASPCGCGAHP; encoded by the coding sequence TTGGACCTCGCCGCGCTCCAGGCCACCATCCGCGCCACGTACGGCGACGCCGACCGGGGCCGCGGCGTCGACGCGACCTTCGGCTGGTTCATCGAGGAGGTCGGTGAGCTGTCCCGTGCCATCCGGCGCCAGGGACACGACCAGCGCGTGGAGGAGTTCTCCGACGTGCTCGCGTGGCTGGTGACCCTCGCGGACCTCACCGGCGTCGACATGGCCGAGGCCGCCCGCCGCTACGAGCACGGCTGTCCGAAGTGCGACGCGTCACCGTGCGGGTGCGGCGCTCACCCCTGA
- a CDS encoding NfeD family protein: MAPTSAALRRLLVVLVLPALLLGLTASLASAAQTADDAGLPSEDADSVERLVEILPLSGFLDPPTSAQITDVLDLAAADGSVLVVLQLDAGGGVSVDTDELLAAIEASPVPVAVLVGPLGSGPRAAGAAGLLWLAADVRAVALDATVGPLDPADLTDLTDYLVAEVAGGLSRDVDDEQIVTRLLDDEVTAEELEALGTADLAVAGLEALLLELDGTEVAGQQLTIQGDEVGVRFHSLGLVRRLLHAATTAPFIYLLLTVGLGMLLFEVFQPGFGVAGLAGLITAGIGVFGLFVLPVTWWAVALVVLGLLLYAVDTAVAGFGPVTLAATVAFAVGSLNFYDADVLTLPVWLVVVTTVSAFAFFVLVMTSILRAQAGPEGVTVEDLVGKAGIVRSVLNPEGHVYLDGALWRARWTGEAKRAKVGTPVRVHAVDGPVVLVEPFEPASAGSVAGGGDAAASGPAEA, encoded by the coding sequence ATGGCTCCCACGTCCGCGGCGCTGCGCCGCCTCCTCGTCGTGCTCGTGCTCCCGGCCCTCCTCCTGGGACTCACGGCCTCGCTCGCGTCCGCTGCCCAGACGGCGGACGACGCCGGCCTGCCCTCGGAGGATGCCGACAGCGTCGAGCGTCTGGTCGAGATCCTGCCGCTGAGCGGGTTCCTCGACCCGCCGACGTCCGCGCAGATCACCGACGTGCTCGACCTCGCGGCGGCCGACGGCTCGGTCCTGGTCGTGCTCCAGCTCGATGCGGGCGGAGGCGTCTCGGTCGACACCGATGAGCTGCTGGCCGCCATCGAGGCGTCGCCGGTCCCGGTCGCCGTCCTGGTCGGTCCGCTCGGATCCGGGCCGCGTGCCGCTGGAGCCGCCGGCCTGCTGTGGCTCGCGGCCGACGTCCGCGCGGTGGCGCTGGACGCCACCGTCGGGCCGCTCGACCCGGCCGACCTGACCGACCTGACCGATTACCTCGTCGCCGAGGTCGCCGGCGGCCTGTCGCGGGACGTGGACGACGAGCAGATCGTCACGCGCCTCCTCGACGACGAGGTCACCGCCGAGGAGCTGGAGGCGCTCGGGACCGCCGACCTCGCCGTCGCGGGACTCGAGGCGCTGCTGCTCGAGCTCGACGGCACCGAGGTGGCGGGCCAGCAGCTGACCATCCAGGGCGACGAGGTGGGCGTGCGGTTCCACTCGCTCGGGCTGGTGCGCCGCCTGCTGCACGCTGCGACCACGGCCCCGTTCATCTACCTGCTGCTGACCGTCGGCCTCGGGATGTTGCTGTTCGAGGTCTTCCAGCCCGGCTTCGGCGTCGCCGGGCTCGCCGGGCTCATCACCGCCGGCATCGGGGTGTTCGGCCTCTTCGTCCTGCCCGTCACCTGGTGGGCGGTGGCGTTGGTGGTGCTCGGACTGCTCCTGTACGCGGTGGATACGGCCGTGGCCGGCTTCGGGCCGGTCACGCTGGCCGCGACGGTGGCGTTCGCGGTGGGCTCGCTGAACTTCTACGACGCCGACGTGCTCACCCTGCCCGTCTGGCTCGTGGTCGTCACGACCGTGTCGGCGTTCGCCTTCTTCGTGCTGGTGATGACGTCGATCCTGCGCGCGCAGGCTGGCCCCGAGGGCGTCACGGTCGAGGACCTGGTGGGCAAGGCCGGCATCGTCCGTTCGGTGCTCAACCCGGAGGGTCACGTCTACCTCGACGGAGCCCTGTGGCGGGCACGGTGGACCGGCGAGGCCAAGCGCGCCAAGGTCGGCACACCTGTGCGGGTACACGCCGTGGACGGCCCGGTCGTCCTCGTCGAACCGTTCGAGCCAGCGTCGGCGGGGTCGGTCGCCGGTGGTGGCGACGCGGCGGCCAGCGGTCCGGCCGAGGCCTGA